The Gymnodinialimonas sp. 57CJ19 genome includes a window with the following:
- a CDS encoding NAD(P)-dependent alcohol dehydrogenase encodes MFAYTYSRYGAPEVLELTQVPKPTPKPSEVLVKIHATTVSAGDWRARSLTMPNGMALMGRLFFGITGPRKPILGTEFSGVVEAVGAEVTAYAPGDAVIGFPGASFGAHAEYIVMPEGGKLVPMPENLSFAEAASLPFGGTTAFDFLVNRAGIKAGEAVLINGASGAVGSACVQIAKHLGAHVTAVCSGKNADLVRSLGADEVIDYKQRDFAAEATLFDAVVDTVATAPLKRVRHVLRPRGRLVIIAGSTTDLLFGAVKALFYRRKTIGGVASEARDILQAVVDLAAEGQFQPVIDRCYGFDVMRAAHAHVDTGRKKGAVVVSLLPEALANVPKDSPQQGAA; translated from the coding sequence ATGTTTGCCTATACCTATTCGCGCTACGGCGCCCCCGAAGTGCTTGAACTGACCCAAGTGCCCAAGCCGACCCCAAAACCGAGCGAGGTGCTGGTGAAAATCCACGCAACCACCGTCAGTGCCGGAGATTGGCGGGCGCGAAGTTTGACGATGCCCAACGGGATGGCTCTAATGGGGCGGTTGTTCTTCGGGATAACCGGACCGCGAAAACCCATCCTTGGTACCGAGTTCTCGGGCGTGGTCGAGGCGGTCGGAGCGGAGGTCACCGCCTATGCCCCCGGCGATGCAGTGATCGGATTTCCCGGCGCGAGCTTTGGGGCCCATGCTGAATATATCGTGATGCCCGAGGGCGGAAAGTTGGTGCCTATGCCCGAAAATTTGTCCTTTGCCGAGGCAGCTTCCTTGCCGTTTGGCGGCACCACAGCATTCGATTTTCTGGTTAACAGGGCCGGGATCAAAGCCGGGGAGGCGGTGCTTATCAACGGCGCGTCGGGGGCGGTCGGGTCGGCCTGCGTGCAGATCGCCAAGCACCTGGGCGCCCACGTGACGGCGGTGTGTTCTGGCAAGAACGCTGATCTGGTGCGGTCCCTTGGGGCGGACGAGGTCATTGACTACAAGCAGCGGGATTTCGCCGCCGAGGCCACTTTGTTTGATGCCGTGGTGGACACCGTTGCCACCGCGCCGCTCAAGCGCGTGCGGCATGTTCTGCGCCCCAGGGGGCGGTTGGTGATAATCGCCGGCAGCACCACGGACCTGCTGTTTGGCGCGGTGAAGGCGCTGTTTTATCGTCGGAAAACCATCGGCGGGGTGGCAAGCGAGGCCCGAGATATCTTGCAAGCCGTGGTGGACTTGGCGGCAGAGGGGCAGTTTCAGCCAGTGATCGACCGTTGCTATGGCTTCGACGTCATGCGGGCCGCCCACGCCCATGTGGACACCGGGCGCAAGAAGGGGGCTGTGGTGGTCAGCCTTCTGCCCGAAGCCCTCGCCAACGTGCCCAAAGACAGCCCCCAGCAAGGAGCAGCGTAG
- a CDS encoding LysR family transcriptional regulator — MHIRMDWRAVKFDWNKARAFLVTAEEGSLSAAARALGMAQPTLGRQVDGLEQELGIVLFERVGRGLTLTPSGMELLEHVRAMGDAAGRVSLTALGQSQALEGSISISASETYATVLLPAIVAKLRRLEPGIQVEVVVANHASDLLRREADIAIRNFRPTEPDLIARKIGMADAVLYAAPSYLEELGHPATPYDLRHASFVNMDRGGGMIKGLNSLGLGLTDANFPLFTESYLVMWELVKQGAAIGILDSAIGDADPAVVRVLPDLEPLSFPIWLVTHRDVTTSRRIRRVYDYLVQELSRK, encoded by the coding sequence ATGCATATTCGTATGGATTGGCGTGCTGTAAAATTTGACTGGAACAAAGCGCGCGCGTTTTTGGTGACCGCAGAAGAAGGCTCGCTTTCGGCGGCGGCGCGGGCTTTGGGCATGGCACAACCGACGTTAGGTCGGCAGGTCGATGGGTTGGAGCAAGAACTGGGGATCGTGCTGTTCGAGAGGGTCGGACGCGGGCTGACGTTGACCCCAAGCGGGATGGAATTGCTGGAACACGTCCGCGCCATGGGCGATGCGGCGGGGCGGGTGTCGCTGACCGCCCTTGGTCAATCGCAGGCCCTTGAAGGCAGCATCAGCATTTCCGCGAGCGAGACCTATGCGACGGTTCTGCTGCCCGCCATCGTCGCCAAGCTGCGCCGCCTCGAGCCGGGCATTCAGGTGGAGGTCGTGGTCGCCAACCACGCCAGCGATCTTCTGCGCCGGGAAGCCGATATCGCGATCCGAAACTTCCGCCCGACTGAGCCGGATTTGATTGCGCGCAAAATTGGCATGGCCGACGCGGTGCTCTATGCTGCGCCGAGCTATCTGGAGGAGTTGGGACACCCCGCCACGCCCTATGATCTGCGCCATGCCAGTTTTGTGAATATGGATCGCGGGGGCGGAATGATTAAGGGGCTTAACTCTTTGGGGCTTGGGTTGACCGATGCGAATTTCCCCTTGTTCACCGAGAGTTATCTGGTGATGTGGGAACTGGTTAAGCAGGGCGCCGCCATAGGCATTCTGGATTCGGCCATCGGCGATGCTGACCCCGCCGTGGTGCGGGTATTGCCGGATTTGGAGCCGCTCAGCTTTCCCATCTGGCTCGTGACCCATCGCGACGTCACGACATCGCGGCGCATTCGTCGGGTTTACGATTATTTGGTGCAAGAATTGTCGCGCAAATAG
- a CDS encoding M20/M25/M40 family metallo-hydrolase — translation MTRSSLYSAGAAAARTPQFRQRLGDLIAYQTDATDPASAPQLAAFLSHVTGWLTALGFTCDVHDCEGHSFLVAKRHEGADLPTILSYSHGDVVPGMAGRWRDGLDPWALTEVGDDWFGRGIADNKGQFLVNLTALETVLAQRGSLGANVTWLIEMGEEVGSPGLAEFCNHNRALLDADLLLASDGPRMDAGRPTVFLGARGAATFRLDLEHRIAGRHSGNFGGALRNPALEMAHALACITDRSGALQIAEWTPGTIPDATREALTGLTPAGGAIDADWGAEGLTPAERIHAWSSAEVLAMHAGDPPAPVNAIPPRASAWVQLRFAPGTKAAGLAEALRKHLDIHGFTDIKITQEGPSFAASQTPVGHPAAQFVTQAITEGTGTAPVVLPSLGGSLPNDIFRDGLGLPTVWVPHSFPGCSQHAPDEHLPKRLLQDATGVMSVVLGALAGTRPEDLR, via the coding sequence ATGACCAGATCCAGCCTTTATTCCGCCGGCGCGGCCGCCGCTCGCACCCCCCAGTTTCGTCAACGATTGGGCGACCTTATCGCCTATCAAACCGACGCCACCGACCCCGCCTCGGCGCCGCAGCTCGCGGCGTTCCTGTCCCATGTGACGGGTTGGTTAACGGCGTTAGGGTTTACCTGCGATGTGCATGATTGCGAGGGGCATTCCTTTCTGGTCGCCAAGCGCCATGAGGGCGCGGATTTGCCCACCATCCTTAGCTATTCCCACGGCGATGTGGTGCCTGGAATGGCGGGCCGATGGCGCGACGGGCTCGACCCCTGGGCGTTGACCGAAGTGGGGGACGATTGGTTCGGGCGCGGGATAGCCGACAACAAGGGGCAGTTTCTGGTGAACCTGACCGCCCTTGAAACCGTGCTGGCGCAACGGGGCAGCTTGGGGGCCAATGTCACGTGGTTGATCGAGATGGGGGAGGAGGTAGGCTCCCCCGGACTGGCGGAATTTTGCAACCATAACAGGGCGTTGCTGGACGCGGATCTGTTGTTGGCCTCGGACGGGCCGCGCATGGATGCAGGGCGACCGACGGTCTTTCTGGGCGCCCGAGGCGCGGCCACCTTCAGGTTGGATTTGGAACACCGCATCGCCGGGCGGCATTCTGGCAACTTTGGTGGCGCCCTGCGGAACCCGGCCTTGGAAATGGCCCACGCGCTGGCCTGCATCACCGATCGCAGCGGCGCGTTACAAATTGCGGAATGGACCCCCGGCACGATCCCCGATGCAACGCGTGAAGCGTTAACAGGGTTAACCCCTGCGGGCGGCGCGATTGACGCGGATTGGGGCGCCGAAGGGCTCACCCCGGCCGAGCGGATCCACGCTTGGTCGTCGGCCGAGGTTCTGGCGATGCACGCGGGCGACCCGCCTGCCCCGGTCAATGCCATCCCGCCCCGTGCCTCGGCTTGGGTGCAACTCCGTTTTGCGCCGGGCACCAAGGCCGCGGGTTTGGCGGAGGCCCTGCGTAAGCATCTGGATATCCACGGATTTACGGACATCAAGATCACCCAGGAAGGCCCGTCTTTCGCCGCAAGCCAGACCCCGGTGGGCCATCCGGCGGCGCAATTTGTGACCCAAGCGATCACCGAGGGGACCGGCACGGCGCCGGTGGTTCTGCCGTCGCTTGGGGGCTCTTTGCCCAACGACATTTTCCGCGATGGACTGGGCCTGCCGACGGTCTGGGTGCCGCATTCCTTCCCCGGCTGTTCGCAACACGCCCCCGATGAGCATCTGCCAAAACGCCTGCTGCAAGATGCAACAGGCGTGATGAGTGTCGTGTTGGGGGCATTGGCGGGCACCCGCCCCGAGGACTTGCGGTAA
- a CDS encoding holin family protein, with protein MGLIDRALDGLGAGSTVEGIGEAAEGLSEVFVPNATRAMELAAEIHQATLETAASEFQHAGTGRFDRMINGLNRLPRPFLALGTLGLFVYAMAEPAGFATRMVGLQEVPEPLWWLLGAIVSFYFGAREFHYTRDPSASRDGARRRSLRERLGGIFRRRAPAPDPAAPTGEQAADNPALEAWRDR; from the coding sequence ATGGGATTGATTGATCGGGCCTTGGATGGCCTAGGAGCTGGCAGCACTGTGGAAGGCATCGGCGAGGCGGCGGAAGGATTGTCAGAGGTTTTCGTGCCCAACGCCACACGGGCGATGGAATTGGCTGCAGAAATTCATCAAGCCACGCTCGAAACCGCCGCGTCAGAGTTTCAGCACGCGGGCACGGGCCGGTTCGACCGAATGATTAACGGTCTTAACCGCTTGCCGCGGCCGTTTCTGGCCTTGGGAACCCTCGGCCTGTTTGTCTACGCGATGGCAGAGCCCGCAGGCTTCGCCACCCGAATGGTTGGCTTGCAAGAGGTGCCCGAACCGCTTTGGTGGCTATTGGGCGCAATCGTCAGCTTCTACTTCGGCGCGCGGGAATTTCACTATACCCGCGATCCCTCTGCATCCCGGGACGGCGCGCGGCGGCGGAGCCTTCGCGAACGCCTTGGGGGTATTTTTCGCCGCCGCGCCCCTGCGCCTGATCCCGCCGCTCCGACGGGGGAGCAGGCTGCCGACAACCCCGCCCTTGAGGCGTGGAGGGACCGCTAA
- a CDS encoding holin-associated N-acetylmuramidase — MQTVRSIAEQIVAREGGFVNDPDDPGGATKHGVTIHTMRALGLDLDGDGDVDVNDVRRITPELATDLFLEHYFTRPNIHMLPDPLQASVFDMQVNAGSNAVRILQHLLRDMGLDIAVDGAIGPQTARAAHAAINTAPDHLVDAYGIARRNYYYRLADRRPASRKYARRRDGGKGGWIIRAEEFISPRYHLTAAQHRDRTASWD, encoded by the coding sequence ATGCAAACGGTTCGGTCTATCGCAGAACAGATTGTGGCCCGTGAAGGCGGGTTCGTGAACGACCCCGATGATCCGGGTGGCGCGACGAAACATGGTGTGACGATCCACACGATGCGGGCGTTGGGGCTGGATCTGGACGGGGACGGCGATGTCGACGTGAACGACGTGCGCCGCATCACGCCGGAACTGGCCACGGACCTGTTTCTAGAACATTATTTCACCCGTCCCAACATCCATATGCTGCCCGATCCGCTGCAAGCCAGCGTCTTCGATATGCAGGTGAATGCTGGCTCCAACGCGGTGCGGATACTGCAACATCTGCTGCGGGATATGGGGCTGGATATTGCCGTGGATGGGGCCATTGGTCCGCAGACCGCGCGGGCGGCCCACGCCGCGATTAACACAGCGCCCGATCATCTGGTGGACGCCTACGGCATCGCGCGTCGGAATTACTATTACAGGTTGGCCGACCGCCGACCCGCCTCGCGCAAATACGCGCGGCGGCGCGATGGCGGCAAAGGCGGTTGGATCATCCGCGCCGAGGAATTCATTTCACCGCGCTACCACCTGACGGCGGCGCAACATCGGGATCGGACAGCATCATGGGATTGA
- the ccmE gene encoding cytochrome c maturation protein CcmE codes for MRGLKKQRRIQIIVLAFVFMTAAVALIVYGSQDAFNFFRAPAEVASDPPPPHEVFRIGGLVEEGSLVRGQGETITFAVTDGAASIPVSYTGILPDLFGEGEGMVGTGRLVDGTFEATEILARHDETYMPAEVIEALQEQGVYVDPNDS; via the coding sequence ATGCGTGGACTAAAGAAGCAACGGCGTATTCAGATTATCGTGCTGGCCTTCGTTTTCATGACGGCAGCCGTCGCGTTGATCGTCTATGGCTCACAAGATGCCTTCAACTTCTTCCGAGCGCCCGCTGAGGTTGCCTCGGACCCGCCGCCGCCCCATGAAGTGTTCCGTATCGGCGGCTTGGTGGAGGAGGGCTCTTTGGTGCGCGGGCAGGGTGAGACGATCACCTTTGCGGTGACCGATGGCGCGGCCTCGATCCCGGTGAGCTACACGGGGATCTTGCCTGACCTGTTTGGCGAAGGTGAAGGCATGGTCGGTACCGGGCGGCTCGTGGACGGCACGTTTGAAGCGACGGAAATCCTCGCCCGCCATGACGAGACCTACATGCCCGCCGAGGTGATCGAAGCGCTGCAGGAACAGGGCGTCTACGTCGACCCCAACGATAGCTGA
- the argC gene encoding N-acetyl-gamma-glutamyl-phosphate reductase: protein MTKKIAILGASGYTGAELCRLIHGHPDMEIVALTGDRKAGQSMASVYPFLRSAALPDLTRIEDVDFSGVDLAFCALPHATSQRVIKDLPLDLKVVDLSADFRLRDVADYAKWYGKAHDAPELQAEAVYGLTEFYRDDIASARLVAGTGCNAATGQFALRPLIAAGVIDLDDIILDLICGVSGAGRSLKENLLHAELSEGTNAYALGSTHRHLGEFDQEFSLIAGRKVEIQFTPHLAPFNRGILATGYVKGDADAIHQTLVDAYQSEPFIEVLPMGAAPSTHDVRGTNYCHIGVAADRRSGRAQVIAALDNLCKGSSGQAIQNANLMLGLDETAGLMGMGVFP from the coding sequence ATGACCAAGAAAATCGCGATCCTAGGCGCTTCCGGCTACACCGGGGCCGAGCTGTGCCGTCTGATCCATGGCCACCCTGATATGGAGATCGTGGCCCTGACCGGAGACCGCAAGGCCGGGCAATCCATGGCCTCGGTCTACCCGTTCCTTCGCAGCGCCGCGCTGCCCGATTTGACGCGGATCGAGGATGTGGATTTCTCTGGGGTTGATCTGGCTTTTTGCGCATTGCCCCACGCGACATCTCAGCGCGTTATCAAAGACTTGCCCCTCGACCTTAAAGTTGTGGACCTTTCCGCCGATTTCCGCCTGCGCGATGTGGCTGACTATGCCAAATGGTACGGCAAAGCCCACGACGCGCCCGAGCTTCAGGCCGAGGCCGTCTATGGCCTGACCGAGTTCTACCGCGACGACATCGCCTCGGCCCGGCTGGTGGCAGGCACGGGCTGCAACGCGGCCACGGGGCAATTCGCCCTGCGGCCTCTGATTGCGGCGGGGGTTATTGACCTCGATGACATCATCCTCGACCTGATTTGCGGCGTCTCCGGTGCGGGACGCTCCCTGAAAGAGAACCTTTTGCACGCGGAATTGTCCGAAGGCACAAACGCCTACGCCTTGGGCAGCACCCACCGCCATCTGGGGGAATTTGACCAAGAATTCAGCCTGATCGCAGGCCGCAAGGTCGAGATCCAGTTCACCCCTCATCTGGCGCCGTTCAACCGGGGCATCCTGGCGACGGGCTATGTAAAAGGCGACGCGGACGCGATCCATCAAACGCTGGTTGACGCATATCAAAGTGAGCCGTTTATCGAGGTGCTACCCATGGGCGCAGCCCCCTCGACCCATGACGTGCGGGGCACCAACTATTGCCACATCGGCGTGGCAGCGGATCGGCGCAGCGGGCGGGCTCAGGTCATCGCGGCGTTGGATAATTTGTGCAAAGGCTCCAGCGGGCAGGCGATCCAGAATGCCAACCTGATGCTGGGGCTGGATGAGACTGCGGGCCTGATGGGCATGGGCGTATTCCCTTAA
- a CDS encoding aspartate/glutamate racemase family protein — MAVGIFDSGLGGLTVLDAVSKALPDVPLIYLGDNAHAPYGVRDADDIYDLTTAGVQHLFDRGCDLVILACNTASAAALRRMQEGWVPEGKRVLGVFVPLIEALTERNWGDNSPPREVGVKEVALFATPATVSSRAFQRELAFRAIGVDVEAQPCGGVVDAIEDGDMILAEALVRSHVDALKRRMPEPQAAILGCTHYPLVEEVFRAALGDGVAVFSQPSLVAASLGDYLERRPEMLGSGEPAFLTTGDPKSVEAQATLFLRREIKFQAV; from the coding sequence ATGGCAGTAGGAATTTTCGACAGCGGCCTTGGCGGGCTGACGGTGCTCGATGCGGTGTCCAAGGCGCTGCCCGATGTGCCGCTGATCTATTTGGGCGACAACGCCCATGCCCCCTACGGGGTGCGCGACGCCGATGACATCTACGACCTGACAACCGCCGGGGTTCAGCATCTGTTCGACCGGGGCTGCGATCTGGTGATCTTGGCGTGCAACACGGCCTCGGCCGCGGCGCTTCGGCGGATGCAGGAAGGCTGGGTGCCGGAAGGCAAGCGGGTGCTTGGCGTCTTTGTGCCGCTGATCGAGGCGCTGACAGAACGCAACTGGGGCGATAACTCTCCACCGCGCGAAGTGGGCGTGAAAGAAGTGGCGCTGTTTGCCACCCCAGCCACCGTCAGCAGCCGCGCGTTTCAGCGGGAGCTGGCGTTTCGGGCCATTGGTGTGGATGTAGAGGCGCAGCCCTGTGGTGGCGTCGTCGATGCCATTGAAGACGGCGACATGATTCTGGCCGAGGCGTTGGTGCGGTCCCATGTGGACGCGTTGAAACGACGGATGCCCGAGCCGCAAGCAGCAATCCTTGGCTGCACACACTACCCGCTGGTCGAAGAGGTGTTCCGCGCGGCCCTCGGCGACGGCGTCGCCGTCTTCTCGCAGCCGTCCCTGGTGGCGGCCAGCCTTGGCGACTACCTTGAGCGTCGCCCCGAAATGTTGGGCTCAGGCGAGCCTGCGTTTCTGACCACGGGTGATCCGAAATCGGTGGAAGCTCAAGCCACGCTGTTCCTGCGACGAGAGATCAAGTTTCAGGCCGTCTAG
- a CDS encoding lysophospholipid acyltransferase family protein, with protein sequence MPLRRRSNRKALHASERAVARDISYANSAVTKGGRALIRAMENSTGRLRLIRRARGYAEDMRQGRDFWDVMVQRYKLELEVVGGSLDNIPENGPLVMIANHPYGILDGLMLGHILAQTRGDFRILAHQVFQRAEDLNKVILPVSFEDTKAALAQNIATRKTALSYLDDGGAIGVFPGGTVSTAAKPFGRPMDPKWRSFTARMIAKSEATVVPIYFEGHNSRLFQLASHLHSTLRMGLLIKEFRARTNSKVKIVVGAPISRAELDARAGDPVALMEFLRQTTYALSPRPLDPEARGFEFEAKHRRPDAKKPATRKTIKERY encoded by the coding sequence ATGCCCCTACGTCGCCGTTCAAATCGCAAGGCGCTGCACGCTTCCGAAAGGGCTGTGGCACGCGATATTTCTTATGCCAACTCTGCCGTCACCAAAGGCGGCCGGGCGCTGATCCGCGCGATGGAGAACTCGACCGGGCGGCTCAGACTGATCCGCCGTGCGAGGGGCTACGCCGAGGACATGCGCCAAGGCCGCGACTTCTGGGACGTGATGGTGCAACGCTACAAGCTGGAGCTTGAAGTGGTGGGCGGATCGCTGGATAACATCCCCGAAAACGGCCCGCTGGTGATGATCGCCAACCACCCCTACGGCATTCTGGACGGGCTGATGTTGGGCCATATTCTGGCGCAGACCCGAGGCGATTTCCGCATTCTGGCGCACCAGGTGTTCCAAAGGGCGGAAGACCTCAACAAGGTGATCTTGCCCGTATCGTTTGAAGACACGAAAGCGGCGCTGGCCCAGAACATCGCTACCCGCAAGACGGCGCTGTCCTACCTGGACGATGGCGGCGCGATTGGCGTCTTCCCCGGCGGCACGGTCAGCACGGCGGCCAAGCCCTTTGGGCGGCCCATGGACCCGAAATGGCGCAGCTTTACCGCGCGGATGATTGCCAAATCCGAGGCGACCGTGGTGCCGATCTATTTCGAGGGCCATAACTCTCGACTGTTTCAATTGGCCAGCCACTTGCACTCGACCCTGCGCATGGGGTTGCTGATCAAGGAGTTCCGCGCGCGCACCAACTCCAAGGTCAAGATCGTCGTGGGCGCGCCGATCTCACGGGCCGAGCTGGACGCGCGGGCAGGGGATCCGGTTGCGTTGATGGAGTTCCTGCGCCAAACCACCTATGCCTTGTCGCCACGCCCCCTTGACCCCGAGGCGCGGGGATTTGAATTTGAGGCTAAACATCGCAGGCCAGACGCAAAGAAGCCCGCGACGCGAAAAACGATAAAGGAGCGGTACTGA
- the speB gene encoding agmatinase: protein MALEDAKNEVDGAFTRGGLKGLAFENAFSGAPSFLRRRYTKDLSGVDVAISGIPFDQSVTNRPGTRLGPRAIRAASALQPFDPPYGWNGYSPLEALAIADYGDMPFDYAHTADVPARIEAHIAGILGAGAAAITLGGDHSITLPILRAHAAVHGPLTLIQVDAHTDTWPDDDPSRIDHGTFCYTAVKEGLIDVARSSHIGIRTVVEDNLGIHIHDAREMHEAGASAVAAAVKARAGDGPVYLSFDIDALDPAFAPGTGTPVWGGMSSAQAAILLRDLAGINLVGGDVVEVSPPFDVSEITAVAGAHVAMELLCLWGWTRRG from the coding sequence ATGGCACTGGAAGATGCAAAGAACGAGGTCGATGGGGCGTTCACCCGGGGCGGGCTCAAGGGATTGGCATTCGAGAACGCCTTTTCCGGCGCGCCCTCGTTCTTGCGGCGCCGCTACACCAAGGATTTGTCCGGCGTGGATGTGGCGATTTCCGGCATTCCGTTTGACCAATCTGTCACCAACCGCCCCGGCACGCGCCTGGGGCCACGGGCAATCCGTGCGGCCTCGGCGCTTCAGCCCTTTGATCCGCCCTATGGATGGAACGGCTATTCCCCTTTGGAGGCGCTGGCCATCGCCGATTATGGCGACATGCCCTTTGACTATGCCCACACCGCCGATGTCCCCGCCCGGATCGAGGCCCATATTGCGGGCATCCTCGGGGCAGGGGCGGCGGCCATTACCCTTGGCGGCGATCATTCTATCACCCTGCCGATCCTGCGCGCCCATGCGGCTGTTCATGGACCCTTGACGCTGATCCAAGTGGATGCCCACACCGACACCTGGCCCGATGATGACCCTTCACGGATCGACCACGGGACGTTTTGCTACACGGCGGTGAAGGAGGGGCTGATTGACGTGGCTCGGTCCTCTCACATCGGCATTCGGACTGTGGTGGAGGATAACCTTGGCATCCACATCCACGACGCCCGTGAAATGCACGAGGCCGGAGCCAGCGCGGTTGCCGCGGCCGTGAAGGCACGGGCGGGCGATGGGCCGGTCTATCTGTCGTTTGATATCGACGCCCTGGACCCCGCCTTCGCGCCCGGCACCGGAACGCCCGTGTGGGGGGGCATGTCCAGCGCTCAGGCAGCGATCTTGTTGCGGGACCTGGCCGGGATCAACCTTGTGGGCGGCGATGTGGTAGAGGTCTCTCCGCCGTTCGACGTGTCGGAGATCACCGCCGTGGCGGGCGCCCATGTGGCGATGGAGCTTCTGTGCCTTTGGGGATGGACCCGGCGTGGATAG
- a CDS encoding flavin reductase family protein — protein MNDLKATFLEGMSRAAASVCVVTTDGPAGRGGVTVSAMTSISADGDQPTMLTCLNASASSLPLVLENGCFCINVLGIGQTEISDIFSSRIPAPGGDKFNAVDHTILETGAPFLSAALVGFDCRLVSAEKIGSHHICIGAVEAVRVAEDGKPLLYGMRRYLRAENH, from the coding sequence ATGAACGATCTGAAAGCGACATTTCTGGAAGGCATGAGCCGCGCGGCCGCCTCGGTCTGTGTGGTGACAACCGACGGCCCTGCGGGACGCGGCGGGGTGACGGTTTCGGCCATGACCTCGATCTCGGCCGATGGCGATCAGCCGACCATGCTGACGTGCCTCAACGCCAGCGCCAGCTCCCTGCCGTTGGTGTTGGAAAACGGCTGCTTTTGCATCAACGTGCTGGGGATCGGCCAAACCGAGATTTCCGACATCTTCTCGTCACGCATCCCCGCGCCGGGGGGCGACAAGTTCAACGCCGTGGATCACACCATACTTGAAACCGGCGCCCCGTTTCTGTCGGCGGCGTTGGTGGGGTTTGATTGCCGCCTTGTGTCGGCCGAGAAGATCGGCTCGCACCACATCTGCATCGGCGCGGTTGAGGCCGTACGTGTGGCCGAGGATGGCAAGCCGCTGCTCTACGGGATGCGCCGCTACCTCCGGGCCGAGAACCATTAG
- a CDS encoding DUF2254 domain-containing protein, protein MISKWLWTLRSLLRELWVRVAAFAVLAILVAAVAPLLSPLIPEEWAEALGGNAVDDVLHILASSMLAVTTFSLSIAVNAFTAAASAATPRSTALLQQDTTTQTTLSTFLGAFVYSIVAIIGLNAGYYDPGARLVLFIATILVVIVVVLTLLRWMGYLPEFGRMNNTLDRVEEAARTALSTRLKTPWMGARPMKGPPPEGAVPLKSDQTGYIQHIDVEALNDCAEAAGCQFYLATLPGDFVYPGAPLLHVLGGFDDSEPVRHAFTVDRFRSFDQDPRYGMIVLAEIGSRALSPAVNDPGTAVAVIGRQLSVLAQWEVREAPDVRFPLIHVPSTDPVDMVEAAFRPLIRDGAQNAQVQLHLMEALEALNTISAEVFGHSVRTLLDEIKDRIDGAEGLSRRDHDDLAKRLSSIDA, encoded by the coding sequence ATGATTAGCAAATGGCTTTGGACGCTGCGCAGCCTGTTGCGCGAACTGTGGGTGCGCGTGGCGGCTTTTGCCGTTTTGGCAATCCTTGTAGCGGCGGTCGCGCCGCTGTTGTCACCGCTTATTCCCGAGGAATGGGCCGAGGCTTTGGGCGGCAATGCTGTCGATGACGTGTTGCATATCCTTGCCTCGTCGATGCTGGCGGTCACGACCTTCTCACTGTCCATCGCAGTGAACGCCTTTACAGCGGCAGCAAGCGCTGCCACGCCGCGCTCCACCGCGCTTTTGCAGCAAGACACCACGACCCAAACCACGCTGTCCACCTTTCTGGGGGCGTTTGTCTACTCCATCGTGGCGATCATCGGCCTGAACGCGGGCTATTACGACCCAGGAGCACGGTTGGTGCTGTTTATTGCCACGATCCTCGTGGTGATTGTCGTTGTGCTGACCCTGTTGCGCTGGATGGGCTACCTGCCGGAATTCGGGCGCATGAACAACACCCTCGACCGGGTCGAGGAAGCCGCCCGTACAGCCCTGAGCACCCGGCTGAAAACACCTTGGATGGGCGCGCGCCCCATGAAAGGACCACCACCCGAGGGCGCGGTCCCCCTGAAAAGCGATCAAACCGGCTACATCCAACACATAGATGTCGAAGCCCTGAATGACTGCGCCGAGGCGGCGGGCTGCCAGTTCTATCTTGCCACTTTACCCGGAGATTTTGTCTACCCCGGCGCGCCCCTTCTCCATGTGTTGGGCGGATTCGATGATTCCGAGCCGGTGCGGCACGCCTTTACCGTGGATCGGTTCCGCAGTTTTGACCAAGACCCGCGCTATGGCATGATTGTTCTGGCCGAAATCGGATCGCGGGCGCTTTCGCCTGCCGTGAATGATCCCGGCACTGCCGTTGCGGTGATTGGCAGACAGCTTTCGGTTTTGGCGCAGTGGGAGGTTCGCGAAGCCCCCGACGTGCGCTTTCCCCTCATCCACGTCCCCTCTACCGATCCCGTTGATATGGTCGAGGCCGCGTTCCGCCCCCTGATCCGTGACGGGGCGCAAAACGCGCAGGTGCAACTACATCTGATGGAGGCCCTGGAAGCGCTCAACACCATCTCTGCCGAGGTTTTCGGCCATTCGGTGCGCACCCTTTTGGATGAAATCAAGGACAGGATTGACGGCGCCGAAGGATTGTCACGGCGCGACCATGACGATCTGGCCAAGCGTCTTTCGTCGATTGATGCCTAG